One Psychrobacillus glaciei genomic region harbors:
- a CDS encoding beta-ketoacyl-[acyl-carrier-protein] synthase family protein, which produces MVNTAGTIQFKEYPSIASTGVIVGPMEKESPFADSFDEVCLLENEKDESFEQANSRFIEKACAIAVSKGHEQMENMDVFIGGDLINQLSPTNFAARQLAIPFLGVFSACASSVESVILGCLLLETGNAKSILAGASSHHPSVERQFRYPLEYGSQKPGTAQWTVTAAGFALLQKQAKNAPIITHATIGRVVDGGQTNPLHMGAAMASAARDTIERHLMGTNSRMADYDVIMTGDLGKIGLSILKEMFQDENSGIILQDAGAQLYGENTFFNAGASGAGCSAAVFFSHIYNQLKNGAYKRVLLVATGALLSPLTFQQGETIPCIAHAIECRMEERG; this is translated from the coding sequence TTGGTAAATACAGCAGGAACCATTCAATTTAAGGAGTATCCAAGTATCGCGAGCACTGGTGTTATTGTTGGACCAATGGAAAAAGAAAGTCCTTTTGCGGATTCATTTGATGAAGTTTGTCTTTTAGAGAATGAAAAAGATGAGTCATTTGAACAAGCAAATAGTCGATTTATCGAAAAAGCTTGTGCTATAGCAGTTAGTAAAGGGCATGAGCAGATGGAAAATATGGATGTATTTATTGGAGGAGATTTGATAAATCAACTTTCTCCAACTAACTTTGCAGCACGTCAATTGGCTATTCCTTTTTTAGGGGTATTTTCTGCTTGTGCTAGTTCGGTGGAATCCGTTATTCTTGGTTGTCTGTTATTAGAAACTGGTAATGCAAAATCAATTTTAGCGGGAGCTTCAAGTCATCACCCATCAGTGGAAAGACAATTTAGATATCCTCTTGAATATGGATCTCAAAAACCAGGTACTGCTCAATGGACAGTTACTGCTGCAGGATTTGCATTATTGCAAAAACAAGCAAAAAATGCACCTATTATTACACATGCAACAATTGGTCGTGTAGTAGATGGAGGCCAAACAAATCCTCTACATATGGGAGCTGCTATGGCATCTGCTGCTAGGGACACTATTGAACGGCATTTGATGGGCACTAACAGTAGGATGGCGGATTACGATGTGATTATGACAGGTGATTTAGGAAAGATTGGCTTGTCCATATTAAAGGAAATGTTTCAAGATGAAAATAGTGGAATAATTTTGCAAGATGCTGGTGCACAATTATATGGAGAAAATACTTTTTTTAATGCGGGAGCAAGTGGTGCAGGATGTTCTGCCGCAGTATTTTTTAGTCATATATACAATCAACTAAAAAATGGTGCTTATAAAAGGGTGTTACTTGTAGCAACGGGAGCACTATTATCCCCGTTAACTTTTCAACAAGGGGAAACAATTCCTTGTATTGCTCATGCCATTGAATGCCGTATGGAAGAGAGAGGATAA
- the spoVAE gene encoding stage V sporulation protein AE yields MISTLVTSFIVGGLICVVGQILMDAFKLTPAHTLCILVVSGSILAGVGLYERLIDFAGAGATIPITSFGNALTQGALVEAEKHGLIGVLTGMFEVTSSGISAAILFGVIGAFIFQKRNTTY; encoded by the coding sequence ATGATTTCTACATTAGTTACCTCATTTATTGTTGGTGGTCTTATCTGTGTTGTTGGTCAGATTTTAATGGATGCATTTAAGCTCACTCCAGCACATACATTATGTATATTGGTTGTTAGTGGTTCAATTTTAGCTGGGGTAGGATTATATGAGCGTTTAATTGATTTTGCAGGAGCAGGTGCAACTATTCCTATTACTTCATTTGGTAATGCATTAACGCAGGGAGCATTAGTCGAAGCAGAAAAACATGGTCTTATTGGTGTATTAACAGGAATGTTCGAAGTAACAAGCTCGGGTATTAGTGCAGCTATATTGTTTGGAGTAATTGGTGCATTTATTTTTCAGAAACGAAATACTACTTACTAG
- a CDS encoding YjcZ family sporulation protein, whose translation MYGYCGGEYPSYGEGCGYGHGGNRSFILIVVLFILLIIVGRSFLP comes from the coding sequence ATGTATGGCTACTGTGGTGGAGAATATCCAAGCTACGGTGAGGGTTGTGGTTACGGCCACGGCGGAAATCGAAGCTTTATATTGATTGTCGTACTATTCATTCTATTAATCATTGTTGGTAGAAGCTTTCTCCCTTAA
- a CDS encoding stage VI sporulation protein F, which translates to MQNSFFKAIENKTGVSMDELFTLANAISYADFTDEDQVRKVVRKVGSLAKKPVSQELEDQLTKSILQSGGSLSLSDIEKML; encoded by the coding sequence GTGCAAAATTCATTTTTTAAAGCAATCGAAAATAAAACAGGCGTTTCCATGGATGAACTTTTTACGCTCGCCAATGCCATCTCATATGCTGATTTTACAGATGAAGATCAAGTACGTAAAGTCGTACGCAAAGTTGGCAGTTTAGCAAAGAAACCTGTATCTCAAGAGTTAGAAGATCAACTTACAAAATCCATTTTACAAAGTGGAGGCTCGTTAAGTCTATCTGACATTGAAAAAATGTTGTAG
- a CDS encoding DUF2642 domain-containing protein — protein MNKIIQSLMKEIVQIEVSGKNQINGTVIDLGSDIMVLFNGEDFMYIPIKHVHGFRVGRNNEYDIQYPTEFPSIIADENNQELSIIEVLNQAKGNYVELFVTNDKPLHGYIKQIMSNYFEFFSPIYKTMYISMSHLKWLIPYRQNESPYELGDKKLLQTSNDSLASSFETHVENLKDKIVVLNIGSNNSKIGKIKDVQQQIVEIQPARTQSIYINLDHIQTLHQV, from the coding sequence TTGAATAAAATTATTCAAAGTCTTATGAAGGAAATAGTTCAAATAGAGGTTTCGGGAAAGAATCAGATTAATGGAACAGTTATTGATTTAGGAAGTGACATAATGGTACTTTTTAATGGTGAAGATTTTATGTACATCCCTATAAAACATGTACATGGCTTTAGAGTCGGTCGTAACAATGAATACGATATTCAATACCCCACAGAGTTCCCAAGTATAATTGCAGATGAAAATAATCAAGAATTATCTATAATAGAAGTTCTTAATCAAGCTAAAGGAAATTATGTTGAACTATTCGTAACAAACGATAAACCACTTCATGGATATATAAAGCAGATAATGAGTAACTATTTTGAATTTTTTTCTCCTATATATAAGACGATGTATATTTCTATGAGTCATTTGAAGTGGCTAATTCCCTATAGGCAAAATGAAAGTCCTTATGAATTAGGCGACAAAAAGTTGTTACAAACAAGTAATGACTCATTAGCTAGCTCATTTGAAACACATGTTGAAAATCTAAAAGATAAAATTGTTGTATTAAATATTGGAAGTAATAATAGTAAAATAGGTAAAATAAAAGATGTGCAACAACAAATTGTTGAGATTCAACCAGCAAGAACACAATCGATTTATATAAATTTAGATCATATTCAAACATTACATCAAGTATAA
- a CDS encoding arsenic transporter: MSFQIGVASLVFLTTMLVIFWRPRGVNEAWPASIGAVIILLVGIVSLNDVIDIISKIGGASITIMATVVMAVILESFGFFNWAAARIVILSKGSGHRLYWYIQLLCFSMTLLFNNDGSILITTPILIMLLKNMRIKPHEQIPYLLSGALIATASSAPIGVSNLVNLIALKIVDMSLWMHTAMIFVPATLGLLFMSYLMYIVVQKKLPKTLPDSVLDIEESFFIKNFHPLKTKISVETKRKRTKFMLKILLFVFVIRSLLFVASYVNIPIEMVAVFGSLVLLFWRWYHLRTNPVDILKKTPWHILIFAFSMYVIIYGLHNVGLTALLVQMFEPIVNQGLFQASFIMGGLVSVLSNLFNNHPALMIGTITLTKMGLDPITLKTIYLANIIGSDMGSLLLPIGTLASLIWMHILRKNKIKITWKDYLSVTIIVIPIATIVTLTLLYFWVQLVFAN, from the coding sequence ATGAGTTTTCAGATTGGGGTCGCCAGTTTGGTGTTTCTAACGACTATGTTAGTCATATTTTGGAGACCTAGAGGAGTTAATGAGGCATGGCCTGCATCAATAGGTGCAGTGATTATCTTATTAGTAGGGATTGTATCACTAAATGACGTTATAGATATCATTAGTAAAATCGGTGGGGCTTCCATCACCATTATGGCAACTGTTGTAATGGCTGTTATATTAGAAAGTTTTGGTTTTTTCAACTGGGCAGCTGCAAGAATAGTGATTTTGTCAAAAGGTTCTGGTCACCGACTTTATTGGTATATCCAGTTATTATGCTTTTCTATGACATTATTATTTAATAACGATGGAAGTATTTTAATAACAACTCCAATTTTAATAATGCTTCTTAAAAATATGCGTATAAAACCCCATGAACAAATCCCCTATTTGTTAAGTGGCGCACTAATTGCGACCGCTTCTAGTGCACCAATTGGTGTCAGTAATTTAGTTAACTTGATAGCTTTAAAGATTGTAGATATGTCACTTTGGATGCATACAGCAATGATCTTCGTTCCCGCAACGCTAGGATTATTGTTTATGTCGTACTTGATGTATATCGTTGTACAGAAAAAACTACCAAAAACACTTCCAGATTCAGTCCTAGATATTGAGGAATCTTTTTTTATAAAAAATTTTCATCCATTAAAGACGAAAATATCCGTTGAAACAAAACGAAAACGAACAAAATTTATGTTAAAGATATTACTGTTCGTCTTTGTCATACGAAGTCTGCTTTTTGTCGCTTCATATGTAAATATTCCAATTGAAATGGTTGCAGTATTTGGGTCGCTAGTTCTACTATTTTGGAGATGGTATCATTTACGGACTAACCCGGTAGATATATTGAAGAAGACTCCTTGGCACATTCTAATTTTTGCTTTCTCTATGTATGTAATTATTTATGGGTTGCATAATGTAGGTCTTACCGCATTGTTAGTTCAAATGTTTGAACCAATTGTAAACCAAGGATTATTTCAAGCAAGTTTTATCATGGGAGGTTTAGTTTCAGTACTTTCTAACTTATTTAATAACCATCCAGCATTAATGATTGGGACGATTACTTTAACAAAAATGGGATTAGATCCAATTACATTAAAGACTATCTATCTCGCAAACATTATAGGGAGCGACATGGGATCATTGTTATTACCTATTGGTACACTTGCTTCCCTTATTTGGATGCATATCCTAAGAAAAAATAAGATAAAAATTACTTGGAAAGACTATTTAAGCGTAACTATAATCGTCATACCAATAGCAACAATTGTAACACTGACATTGTTATACTTTTGGGTACAATTAGTTTTTGCCAATTAA
- a CDS encoding GNAT family N-acetyltransferase produces the protein MVNAKIVETDNEYQDAIFIRRKVFVEEQDVPIHLELDEHDQNAIHFVAYDDEIPFGAGRIRTAEPNVGKIERVCILPEYRGKKLGNLMMQCMEDYAHSNGYHKLKLNSQSHAVPFYEKRSYSITSPEFLEAGIPHRAMEKLFS, from the coding sequence TTGGTTAATGCAAAGATCGTGGAAACAGATAATGAGTATCAAGACGCTATATTTATTAGAAGAAAAGTTTTTGTAGAAGAACAAGATGTGCCGATTCATCTAGAATTGGATGAACATGATCAAAACGCGATTCATTTTGTTGCTTATGATGATGAAATTCCTTTTGGAGCTGGAAGAATTCGAACAGCAGAACCTAATGTTGGGAAAATAGAACGTGTATGTATTCTTCCCGAATATCGAGGTAAAAAGTTGGGCAACTTAATGATGCAATGTATGGAAGATTATGCCCATTCAAACGGCTACCATAAGCTTAAATTAAATTCGCAGAGTCATGCTGTTCCATTTTATGAAAAAAGAAGTTATTCGATTACTTCGCCTGAGTTTTTAGAAGCAGGTATTCCTCATCGGGCTATGGAAAAGTTATTCAGTTAA
- a CDS encoding YjcG family protein, translating into MKYGIVAFPSKKVQDFANSYRKRYDPHYSLITPHMTVKGVFEADENEIKPIAEKIAEVVKGHKPFTLKTAKVSSFAPVTNAIYFKVEPTEELLALRGDLNAIEINDTEDYAFVPHITIAQKMNSSEHDDIYPQLKMIGAEFEEEIDRLHMLYQLEDGSWTVYETFRLSGAE; encoded by the coding sequence ATGAAATACGGTATTGTTGCTTTCCCTTCTAAAAAAGTACAGGATTTTGCTAATTCCTACAGAAAGCGTTATGACCCACACTACTCATTAATAACACCACATATGACGGTTAAAGGTGTATTTGAAGCAGATGAAAATGAAATCAAACCAATTGCGGAAAAAATTGCAGAAGTTGTGAAGGGGCATAAACCATTTACATTAAAGACTGCTAAAGTAAGTTCTTTTGCTCCTGTCACAAATGCAATATATTTTAAAGTAGAACCAACAGAAGAATTGTTAGCTTTACGTGGCGACTTAAATGCAATAGAGATAAATGATACAGAAGACTATGCATTTGTACCCCATATAACAATTGCCCAAAAAATGAATTCTAGTGAACACGATGATATTTATCCACAGTTAAAAATGATTGGTGCGGAATTTGAAGAAGAAATTGATCGCCTTCATATGCTTTATCAATTAGAAGATGGTTCTTGGACTGTTTACGAAACTTTTAGATTGTCTGGAGCTGAGTAA
- a CDS encoding alpha/beta hydrolase, whose product MNRGIVQDMTLFSDALQEEMQLLIYLPPNYSPLYKYTVLIANDGKDYFQLGRISRVADELYDQKEIENVIIVGVPYKNVKDRREKYHPDGQKHQAYIRFLAQELVPYIDANYPTYQIGMGRALIGDSLAATVSLLTALQYPNTFGKIILHSPLVNEYVLSQVENHKDVHAFSIYHVIGKEETSVLTGDGLVTDFITPNRVLHKLILKKGFTTFYDELNGEHTWKLWQPDMKRSLKNNFGI is encoded by the coding sequence ATGAACCGAGGAATTGTACAAGATATGACGCTTTTTAGCGATGCACTTCAAGAAGAAATGCAGCTACTTATTTACTTACCACCAAATTATTCCCCACTTTATAAATACACCGTACTTATTGCAAATGATGGAAAAGATTATTTTCAACTAGGGAGAATTTCTCGTGTTGCTGATGAGTTATATGATCAAAAGGAAATAGAGAACGTAATAATTGTTGGAGTTCCATATAAAAATGTAAAAGATAGAAGAGAAAAGTATCATCCAGATGGCCAAAAACATCAAGCATATATAAGGTTCTTGGCACAAGAACTTGTTCCATACATAGATGCCAATTATCCAACATACCAAATCGGTATGGGAAGAGCATTAATTGGGGACTCTCTTGCTGCGACAGTATCCTTATTAACTGCGCTCCAATATCCTAATACATTTGGAAAAATAATTTTACATTCTCCACTTGTGAATGAATACGTTTTGTCTCAAGTGGAAAATCATAAAGATGTACATGCATTCTCTATATATCATGTTATAGGTAAAGAGGAGACCTCCGTTTTAACTGGAGATGGATTAGTAACAGACTTTATCACTCCGAATAGAGTTTTGCATAAATTAATATTAAAAAAAGGGTTTACGACCTTTTATGACGAATTAAATGGAGAGCACACATGGAAGCTTTGGCAACCAGATATGAAAAGATCACTTAAAAACAATTTCGGCATATAA
- a CDS encoding phosphatidylglycerophosphatase A family protein — protein sequence MDRQTSRVHSRTVEKAANDALLRRGVTLDEIAKIVFQMQIPYNKGLTMEHCVESIKSVLKKREMQHAILVGVELDELAEKKLLSEPLQQIVEADEGLFGVDETIALGSVYTYGSIAVTTFGHLDKNKIGIISKLDTKSGGGVHTFLDDLVGSIAACAASRLAHRTRDLEEANETFEDIAPEETAPETNIKGVRM from the coding sequence ATGGATAGACAAACATCAAGAGTCCACTCTAGAACGGTAGAGAAAGCTGCGAATGATGCGTTACTTCGGAGAGGGGTTACGTTAGACGAAATTGCTAAAATCGTCTTTCAGATGCAAATACCGTACAATAAAGGGCTAACCATGGAACATTGCGTCGAATCGATTAAAAGTGTATTGAAAAAAAGAGAGATGCAGCATGCGATTCTCGTTGGGGTAGAATTAGATGAGCTTGCAGAAAAAAAGTTATTATCAGAACCACTGCAACAAATCGTAGAAGCAGATGAAGGATTGTTTGGTGTAGATGAAACAATCGCTCTGGGCTCCGTGTATACGTATGGAAGTATTGCCGTAACTACATTTGGTCACCTGGATAAAAATAAAATAGGTATCATTTCAAAATTAGATACAAAATCCGGCGGTGGAGTTCATACTTTTCTAGATGATTTAGTAGGAAGCATTGCCGCTTGTGCTGCTTCTCGACTAGCTCATCGTACAAGAGATCTAGAAGAAGCAAATGAAACATTTGAAGACATTGCTCCAGAAGAAACTGCTCCAGAAACAAATATTAAAGGTGTTCGTATGTAA
- a CDS encoding aldehyde dehydrogenase: MNVTSQQIERMIEELQTFFYSGITKTPQFRIDQLNKLKITIKKYEKEVIEALSNDLRKSEFEAYTTEIGLLYDNISFMAKNLEKWMEPKQVKTPIALMPSKSFIVNDSYGTVLIVGPFNYPFQLVMEPLLGAIIGGNCAVIKPSEATPHTSQIVKRIIEETFDPRYIRVIDGEKEVTSLLIHAPFDFIFFTGSVNVGKIVMRAAAERLTPIALELGGKSPAIVDHTANLEVAAKRIAWGKLVNAGQTCVAPDYVLVEETIKEEFVELLKQTIHTFFGKTIQASGDLGRIVNENQFDRLKRILDLEKDHIVFGGRTDRSDLYIEPTLLEGVSFSSPSMEDEIFGPILPIISYTDLPTIIRQIRRLPKPLAAYMFSEHERAQNYFLEEFSFGGGCINDTISHVGSAFLPFGGVGNSGTRAYHGEASFTLFTHQKSIMKKSTKLSVNIIFPPYRNKVKLVRSLLK, encoded by the coding sequence TTGAATGTTACATCACAACAAATAGAGCGTATGATTGAGGAACTTCAAACCTTTTTTTATTCTGGAATCACTAAAACACCTCAGTTTCGAATAGATCAGCTAAACAAGTTAAAGATCACTATTAAGAAATATGAAAAAGAAGTTATTGAAGCACTTTCTAATGATTTACGAAAAAGCGAATTCGAAGCATATACAACGGAAATTGGTCTTCTATATGACAATATATCTTTTATGGCAAAAAATCTAGAAAAATGGATGGAGCCAAAACAGGTTAAGACGCCAATTGCTTTAATGCCTTCCAAAAGTTTTATCGTTAACGATTCATACGGGACTGTTTTAATCGTAGGACCGTTTAACTATCCTTTTCAACTCGTGATGGAACCACTTCTAGGAGCTATCATAGGGGGAAATTGTGCTGTAATAAAACCTTCTGAAGCAACGCCACATACTTCTCAAATTGTGAAGAGAATAATTGAAGAAACATTTGACCCGAGATATATTCGAGTAATAGATGGTGAAAAGGAAGTAACATCGCTTTTAATCCATGCACCATTTGATTTTATCTTTTTCACTGGAAGCGTAAATGTCGGCAAAATTGTGATGCGTGCTGCAGCTGAGCGATTGACGCCGATAGCACTTGAACTTGGTGGGAAAAGCCCGGCTATTGTAGATCATACAGCTAACTTAGAAGTAGCTGCAAAGCGGATTGCATGGGGGAAACTGGTGAATGCAGGTCAAACTTGTGTTGCTCCAGACTATGTATTAGTAGAAGAAACGATAAAAGAGGAATTTGTCGAGCTATTGAAACAAACGATTCATACGTTTTTTGGAAAAACAATTCAAGCTAGTGGAGACCTAGGAAGGATTGTGAATGAAAATCAGTTCGATCGTCTGAAAAGAATTCTAGATTTAGAAAAAGATCATATTGTTTTTGGAGGACGTACAGATAGAAGTGATTTATATATTGAACCAACCTTATTGGAGGGGGTAAGTTTCTCAAGCCCGTCAATGGAAGATGAAATTTTTGGACCTATATTACCAATCATTTCGTATACTGACTTACCAACCATTATTCGGCAAATTCGTAGATTACCTAAACCTCTTGCTGCCTATATGTTTAGTGAGCACGAAAGAGCCCAAAATTATTTCTTGGAAGAGTTTTCATTTGGTGGAGGTTGTATAAACGATACAATTTCTCATGTGGGAAGCGCATTTTTACCCTTTGGAGGAGTAGGTAATTCAGGAACTCGTGCCTATCACGGGGAAGCAAGTTTCACTTTATTTACGCATCAAAAATCTATTATGAAAAAGAGTACGAAGTTATCGGTAAATATTATTTTTCCACCATATAGAAACAAAGTGAAGCTTGTTAGAAGTCTTCTTAAGTAA
- a CDS encoding M42 family metallopeptidase, translated as MSFTFNKEETVSLLKQLVEIPSPSGYTKEIMDFMENILLDLQVSFKRTNKGALIATIKGENDVTHRLLTAHTDTLGAMVKEVKASGRLKLTMVGGFNWNAVEGEYCTIHTANGKKIRGTILMHQTTVHVYKNASGLARDEQNIEVRVDEKVTNAEGTRFLGIEVGDFVSFDPRFEETETGFIKSRHLDDKASTTLLLQLIKTIKENKILLPNTTHFYISNNEEIGYGGNSNVPEQVMEYIAVDMGAIGDGQTSDEYTVSICAKDSSGPYHYELTRQLVELAKKENIDYKLDIYPFYGSDASAAIRAGYDVKHGLFGPGIEASHAYERTHIDSLEQTAKLLYAYVNSKMV; from the coding sequence GTGTCATTTACTTTTAATAAAGAAGAGACTGTTTCATTGTTAAAGCAATTAGTTGAAATACCTAGTCCATCTGGTTACACAAAAGAAATTATGGATTTTATGGAGAATATTTTACTCGATTTACAAGTATCATTTAAACGCACGAACAAAGGGGCATTAATTGCTACTATTAAAGGGGAAAATGATGTAACCCATCGTTTACTTACAGCTCACACAGATACACTTGGTGCAATGGTAAAAGAAGTAAAAGCAAGCGGAAGGTTAAAACTTACTATGGTCGGCGGATTTAATTGGAATGCAGTTGAAGGGGAATACTGCACCATACATACTGCTAACGGTAAAAAGATCCGAGGAACTATTCTTATGCATCAAACAACTGTTCATGTCTACAAAAATGCAAGTGGTCTGGCAAGAGATGAGCAAAATATCGAAGTTCGCGTGGATGAAAAAGTAACGAATGCTGAGGGAACACGTTTTTTAGGTATTGAAGTGGGAGACTTTGTATCTTTTGATCCGCGCTTTGAAGAAACGGAAACTGGTTTTATTAAATCCCGTCATTTAGATGATAAAGCAAGTACAACATTATTGCTTCAATTAATTAAGACAATAAAAGAAAATAAAATTCTTCTTCCAAATACAACTCATTTCTATATTTCGAATAATGAAGAAATCGGCTATGGTGGAAATTCGAATGTTCCAGAACAAGTAATGGAATATATTGCAGTAGATATGGGCGCAATAGGAGACGGACAAACATCCGACGAATATACCGTTTCTATTTGTGCAAAAGATTCTTCGGGACCATACCATTACGAGCTTACTCGTCAATTAGTAGAACTTGCAAAAAAAGAAAATATCGATTACAAATTAGACATATATCCGTTCTATGGTTCTGATGCATCAGCTGCTATTCGAGCAGGTTACGATGTAAAACATGGTTTATTTGGACCAGGAATTGAAGCTTCCCATGCATATGAACGGACGCATATTGATTCGTTGGAACAAACAGCTAAACTTTTGTATGCTTATGTAAATTCAAAAATGGTATAA
- a CDS encoding peptide chain release factor 3, with the protein MDLNLTDEILKRRTFAIISHPDAGKTTITEKLLYFGGAIRDAGTVKGKKSGKFATSDWMEIEKQRGISVTSSVMQFDFNDCRINILDTPGHQDFSEDTYRTLMAVDSAVMIVDAAKGIEAQTLKLFKVCRMRGIPIFTFINKLDRQGKEPLELMEELEEVLGIQSYAMNWPIGMGKEFLGIYDRFNKRIEQFRVEESDKYLPIDENGELAVDHSMKQTSYYTQAMEDILLLNEAGNNFDKEKVLSGDLTPVFFGSALTNFGVQTFLETYLQFAPTPQPRNTDIGEEVSPLNEEFSGFIFKIQANMNPAHRDRIAFVRIVSGKFERGMNITLARTGKNFKVTQSTQFLADDRETVDVAVAGDIIGLYDVGNYQIGDTVVGGKKAFNYEKLPQFTPELFVKVTAKNVLKSKHFHKGILQLVQEGAIQYYKTLHTEEVILGAVGQLQFEVFEHRMKSEYNVDVRMEPIGSKVARWIENEEEVKESMTGPRSMLVRDRYDNYVFLFENEFATRWFQDKYEHIKLYNLL; encoded by the coding sequence ATGGACTTAAATTTAACAGATGAAATATTAAAAAGAAGAACCTTTGCAATCATTTCCCATCCCGATGCTGGTAAAACAACTATTACAGAAAAGCTTTTATATTTTGGTGGGGCCATTCGTGATGCAGGAACAGTAAAAGGGAAAAAATCCGGGAAATTTGCAACATCGGATTGGATGGAAATCGAAAAGCAACGTGGTATCTCGGTTACCTCTTCTGTCATGCAATTTGATTTTAACGATTGTCGCATTAACATTTTAGATACTCCTGGGCATCAGGATTTCAGTGAAGATACGTATCGAACATTAATGGCTGTAGATAGCGCAGTCATGATTGTTGATGCAGCAAAAGGGATTGAAGCACAAACATTAAAACTATTTAAAGTTTGTCGCATGCGAGGAATTCCTATTTTCACGTTTATAAATAAACTTGACCGTCAAGGGAAAGAACCATTGGAACTAATGGAAGAGTTAGAAGAAGTCCTTGGGATTCAATCTTATGCGATGAACTGGCCAATTGGTATGGGGAAAGAATTCTTAGGAATTTATGATCGCTTTAATAAGCGAATCGAACAATTCCGTGTAGAAGAATCCGATAAATATCTTCCTATTGATGAAAATGGAGAACTTGCTGTGGATCATTCGATGAAACAAACTTCCTATTATACACAAGCAATGGAAGACATCCTACTTTTAAATGAAGCAGGAAATAATTTCGATAAAGAAAAAGTACTTTCAGGAGATTTAACTCCTGTCTTCTTTGGTAGTGCGTTAACCAATTTCGGTGTGCAAACTTTTTTAGAAACCTATTTACAATTTGCTCCTACACCACAACCTCGTAACACAGATATTGGAGAGGAAGTAAGTCCATTGAATGAAGAATTCTCTGGCTTTATCTTTAAAATTCAAGCGAATATGAATCCTGCACACCGCGATCGTATTGCCTTTGTCCGTATCGTATCTGGTAAATTTGAAAGAGGTATGAATATCACACTCGCTCGTACTGGAAAAAATTTCAAAGTTACACAGTCAACACAGTTTTTAGCAGATGACCGTGAAACGGTTGATGTGGCAGTTGCAGGCGATATTATTGGTCTTTATGATGTGGGGAATTATCAAATTGGCGATACAGTAGTTGGAGGAAAGAAAGCATTTAATTATGAGAAGTTACCTCAATTTACTCCAGAACTATTTGTGAAGGTAACTGCTAAAAACGTATTGAAATCAAAGCATTTCCATAAAGGTATCTTGCAATTAGTACAAGAAGGTGCGATCCAGTATTATAAAACACTTCATACGGAAGAAGTTATTTTGGGAGCAGTTGGCCAACTTCAATTTGAAGTGTTTGAGCACCGGATGAAAAGTGAATACAATGTAGATGTACGAATGGAGCCAATCGGTTCGAAAGTAGCTCGATGGATTGAAAATGAAGAAGAGGTAAAAGAATCGATGACTGGTCCAAGAAGTATGCTCGTGCGAGATCGTTACGATAATTATGTTTTCTTATTTGAGAATGAGTTTGCAACAAGATGGTTCCAAGATAAGTATGAGCATATTAAATTATACAATCTTCTATAA